A genomic segment from Streptomyces sp. AM 4-1-1 encodes:
- a CDS encoding nucleotidyltransferase domain-containing protein codes for MKRTRAVELVEAMLHRLDGPQEWPLQLVRQVWLFGSFARGATEPHDVDVAVRFERDERMKQAVVQAIFSGGNPYAPLHRALAGSSRGLQFQFEDAARKQLEAEGTFMLPLWQRGDTLAEALGVLHAIAEDPEAGRAERHDMIDAFEGLDRHIPRPVRAELIGWQQQEAITISRITLPDAPDDTSLLATPDMRWAFRRWNDDSPLRRAALAGLALMKELAVEFDDVELAGQRLPTSRRFVGHRSEPRWWINWKWQNYQSIPYCVTRADGWLEVVQPTRSRPLNAFVIKPGPKAAVFRR; via the coding sequence ATGAAGCGCACACGAGCTGTCGAACTGGTCGAAGCGATGCTCCACCGGCTCGACGGCCCCCAGGAATGGCCCCTCCAGCTGGTCCGGCAGGTGTGGCTGTTCGGCAGCTTCGCACGCGGCGCCACCGAGCCCCACGACGTCGACGTCGCTGTCCGGTTCGAGCGCGACGAACGGATGAAGCAGGCCGTCGTCCAGGCCATCTTCTCCGGCGGTAACCCCTACGCGCCGCTGCACCGCGCGCTCGCCGGGTCATCGCGCGGGCTGCAGTTCCAGTTCGAGGACGCGGCACGCAAGCAGCTGGAGGCCGAAGGCACTTTCATGCTCCCGCTGTGGCAACGCGGCGACACACTCGCCGAAGCGCTCGGCGTGCTCCACGCGATCGCCGAAGACCCTGAAGCCGGCCGGGCCGAGCGCCACGACATGATCGACGCCTTCGAAGGCCTCGACCGGCACATCCCCCGCCCGGTCCGGGCAGAACTGATCGGGTGGCAGCAGCAGGAGGCCATCACCATCTCCCGCATCACGCTCCCCGACGCCCCGGACGACACCAGTCTGCTGGCGACCCCGGACATGCGCTGGGCCTTCCGCCGGTGGAACGACGACAGCCCGCTGCGCCGCGCGGCCCTGGCGGGTCTGGCCCTCATGAAAGAACTCGCGGTCGAGTTCGACGACGTCGAGCTGGCCGGTCAGCGGCTGCCCACATCGCGGCGCTTCGTGGGACACCGCAGTGAGCCCCGCTGGTGGATCAATTGGAAGTGGCAGAACTACCAGAGCATCCCGTATTGCGTCACCCGCGCCGACGGCTGGCTGGAGGTCGTGCAGCCCACGCGGTCGCGCCCGCTGAACGCGTTCGTGATCAAACCTGGGCCCAAGGCAGCAGTCTTCCGACGCTGA
- the lexA gene encoding transcriptional repressor LexA, translated as MTITDARPGRPPGIRRGPDGLTDRQRTIVDCIARSVADRGYPPSMREIGLAVGLKSTSSVAHQLLALERKGELRRDPHRPRAYCLPLKASKRAHERPEGESAAAEVPLVGRIAAGPPMLAEEMVEDTYVMPRQLVGDGELFALKVSGESMIEAAICDGDVVTVRRQQVAEPGDIVAAMLDGEATVKRFQRDAAGHAWLVAHNPRFQPLAADDAVILGKVVAVMRTV; from the coding sequence ATGACCATCACCGACGCTCGACCTGGCCGGCCTCCAGGCATCCGCCGGGGCCCCGATGGGCTCACCGACAGGCAGCGGACCATCGTCGACTGCATTGCCCGTTCTGTCGCTGACCGCGGATACCCGCCCTCGATGCGTGAGATCGGTCTGGCCGTCGGCCTGAAGAGCACCTCCAGCGTCGCGCACCAGCTCCTTGCCTTGGAACGCAAGGGAGAACTGCGTCGAGACCCGCACCGTCCTCGTGCCTACTGCCTCCCCCTCAAGGCATCGAAGAGGGCGCACGAGCGGCCGGAGGGCGAGTCCGCAGCGGCGGAGGTCCCTCTGGTCGGGCGGATCGCGGCCGGTCCACCGATGCTTGCCGAGGAGATGGTCGAGGACACCTACGTCATGCCGCGCCAGCTGGTCGGCGACGGCGAGCTCTTCGCTCTGAAGGTGTCCGGGGAAAGCATGATCGAGGCAGCCATCTGTGACGGCGACGTGGTCACCGTACGGCGTCAGCAAGTCGCCGAGCCGGGCGACATCGTCGCCGCCATGCTCGACGGCGAGGCGACCGTGAAGAGGTTCCAGCGCGACGCGGCCGGCCACGCCTGGCTCGTCGCACACAACCCCAGGTTCCAGCCGCTTGCGGCCGATGACGCGGTCATCCTGGGCAAGGTCGTCGCCGTGATGCGCACCGTCTAA
- a CDS encoding XRE family transcriptional regulator, with translation MSRWGKQQDRLVVRAVDVLSGVLSGAVPEPARRVVASRALLAVEECLFPMHEELVLAENADAAAQKATDEQWADDAAVRRWVTETLAEHASSYNELHELWEDDPEYVEPCGEHPVWALLELSPFVRRLRLLQEAAAKTSVGLGGDVGVGAHQIGHWAAGRSRPGDREREALAGALGVHPAWLHASRDEQPDVQLYRFASCPCEKPTGMARLGLGREEPGWYDSPAEQDAAVHWCGCGQAWVKDAVGWLLPLPPGEEPTPSDEGLVDLGHSVGRGPSVSLDEPWPRALWQPPAGRKGRARTAHRVPELLTREPQALPERPDVPRVVVPEPVWGAGPAERLAANVTWCRMCRVLAGAPTGVAGGPWVLLHRSEPGRGLSTWTYPTEKDALHHGAHLAMTYLQLDDGPLDRLALDLFTGQAHAQVIARFLELHPQTTQFEVAELVPIRADEF, from the coding sequence GTGAGCAGGTGGGGGAAGCAGCAGGACCGGTTGGTGGTGCGGGCCGTCGACGTGCTGTCGGGTGTGCTGAGCGGAGCGGTTCCGGAACCGGCCCGCCGTGTCGTCGCCTCCCGGGCGTTGCTGGCCGTCGAGGAGTGCCTTTTCCCGATGCACGAGGAGCTGGTGCTGGCGGAGAACGCGGACGCGGCGGCTCAGAAGGCTACCGATGAACAGTGGGCGGACGACGCCGCGGTGCGCCGGTGGGTGACCGAGACGCTGGCCGAGCACGCCTCGTCCTACAACGAGCTTCACGAGCTATGGGAGGACGATCCGGAGTACGTCGAGCCCTGTGGGGAGCACCCGGTGTGGGCTCTGCTGGAGCTGTCCCCCTTCGTACGGCGTCTGCGGCTGTTGCAGGAGGCGGCCGCGAAGACCTCGGTCGGCCTGGGCGGCGACGTCGGTGTCGGCGCGCATCAGATCGGGCACTGGGCGGCTGGCCGTTCCCGGCCCGGGGATCGTGAGCGGGAGGCGCTGGCGGGGGCGCTGGGTGTCCATCCGGCGTGGCTGCACGCTTCGCGCGACGAGCAGCCCGATGTGCAGCTGTACCGGTTCGCGTCCTGCCCGTGCGAGAAGCCGACCGGCATGGCGCGCCTCGGTCTGGGCCGGGAGGAGCCGGGATGGTACGACAGCCCCGCCGAGCAGGATGCCGCCGTGCACTGGTGCGGCTGTGGGCAGGCCTGGGTGAAGGACGCGGTCGGGTGGCTGCTGCCGCTGCCTCCAGGGGAGGAGCCGACACCGTCCGACGAGGGCTTGGTCGACCTCGGCCATTCCGTCGGTCGCGGACCGTCGGTGTCGCTCGACGAGCCGTGGCCGCGTGCACTGTGGCAGCCCCCGGCCGGCAGGAAGGGCCGCGCCCGTACCGCCCACCGGGTCCCCGAACTGCTCACCCGGGAGCCGCAGGCCCTGCCCGAACGGCCGGATGTCCCGCGCGTGGTCGTGCCGGAGCCGGTGTGGGGTGCCGGTCCGGCGGAGCGCCTTGCCGCGAACGTGACGTGGTGCCGCATGTGCCGGGTCTTGGCCGGCGCGCCCACGGGGGTGGCCGGCGGCCCGTGGGTTCTGCTGCACCGCAGCGAGCCGGGGCGCGGACTGAGCACCTGGACCTACCCCACCGAGAAGGACGCCCTGCACCACGGCGCCCATCTGGCCATGACGTACCTGCAGCTGGACGACGGTCCCCTCGACCGCTTGGCGCTGGACCTGTTCACCGGTCAGGCGCACGCCCAGGTCATCGCACGCTTCCTCGAACTGCACCCGCAGACAACCCAGTTCGAGGTCGCCGAACTCGTCCCCATCCGCGCCGACGAGTTCTAA
- a CDS encoding IS630 family transposase, with translation MPGPKPLSLELSDHERRVLRGWLRKQTASQALVLRSRIVLACAEDRSNAQVADDLGVSRETVRKWRSRFVADRLEGLVDRPRSGAPRKITDEQVEAMVARTLGQSPPTGDSHWSTRSMAQAQGMSQSAVSRIWRAFGLKPHIVETWKLSTGPQFVTKVRDVVGIYLSPPENALVLAVDEKSQIQALDRTQPVLPMAPATPAKMTHDYVRHGTTSLFAALDIASGSVIAQHYRRHRHQEFLRFLKVIDAAVPKDLELHLVLDNYATHKTEPVKKWLLRHPRFHLHFTPTSASWLNLVERWFAELTSRKLRRSAHRSVIELERDIRRWINEWNKNPKPFVWTKTADDILDTLAAYCTRINDSGH, from the coding sequence ATGCCTGGTCCGAAGCCGTTGTCGCTGGAGCTGTCCGATCACGAACGCAGGGTCCTGCGGGGCTGGTTGCGCAAGCAGACTGCGTCGCAGGCACTGGTTCTGCGGTCGAGGATCGTGCTGGCGTGCGCGGAGGACCGGTCGAACGCCCAGGTCGCGGACGACCTGGGTGTCTCGCGGGAGACGGTGCGTAAGTGGCGGTCCCGGTTCGTCGCGGACCGGCTGGAGGGCCTGGTGGACCGGCCGCGTTCGGGTGCACCGCGGAAGATCACGGACGAGCAGGTCGAAGCCATGGTCGCCAGGACGCTCGGCCAGAGCCCACCAACAGGCGATTCGCACTGGTCGACACGTTCGATGGCCCAGGCGCAGGGCATGTCGCAGTCGGCCGTCTCGCGGATCTGGCGGGCCTTCGGCCTCAAGCCCCACATCGTGGAGACGTGGAAGCTGTCGACCGGTCCGCAGTTCGTGACCAAGGTCCGTGACGTGGTGGGCATTTACCTGTCGCCGCCGGAGAACGCGCTGGTCCTGGCGGTGGACGAGAAGTCGCAGATCCAGGCCCTGGACCGAACCCAACCAGTGCTGCCGATGGCCCCGGCCACGCCGGCGAAGATGACCCACGACTACGTCCGGCACGGCACGACCAGCCTGTTCGCCGCCCTCGACATCGCCTCCGGATCAGTCATCGCCCAGCACTACCGCCGCCACCGCCACCAGGAGTTCCTCCGCTTCCTGAAGGTCATCGACGCCGCCGTCCCCAAGGACCTCGAACTTCACCTGGTCCTGGACAACTACGCCACCCACAAGACCGAACCGGTCAAGAAGTGGCTGCTGCGGCATCCCCGCTTCCACCTGCACTTCACCCCCACCTCGGCGTCCTGGCTCAACCTCGTCGAGCGCTGGTTCGCCGAGCTGACCTCCCGCAAACTCCGCCGCTCGGCCCACCGCAGCGTCATCGAACTCGAACGCGACATCCGCCGCTGGATCAACGAGTGGAACAAGAACCCCAAGCCGTTCGTCTGGACGAAGACCGCCGACGACATCCTCGACACACTCGCCGCATACTGCACACGAATTAACGACTCAGGACACTAG
- a CDS encoding 3'-5' exonuclease: MQPQQTDIQATASVPVPSRERTEGGFGPEQAARYLGLHRREFAYLIEAGLLAPVGRSSTGTLRFAASALDAVAAEPLDWAAARSAEARCPSPWRELAGSASERARLVDGVTAALRAAGVDAWARYTSATDRWTLDWAPSRGGGPGREEVVELLPLRLVRAVDAQRLVLLGPVGQTMHWAHDMLQPGVACVLDVETTGLGPADRVIEVAAVDAHDGSVLIDTLVHPGPDITIPPGATRVHGITDSMVAGARPWSAVLPELLATVDRRVVLAYNSDFDRRMSVGHARALGVDPSWLHSVQAWQCLMKRRSMWLGTSTRLRLGGRHRALGDAVAARDLLLSLRERPSHTLPAPQPDREPPE; the protein is encoded by the coding sequence ATGCAACCGCAGCAGACGGACATCCAGGCCACGGCCTCTGTGCCCGTGCCCTCACGGGAACGCACCGAAGGTGGTTTCGGCCCCGAGCAGGCCGCCCGCTACCTGGGCCTGCACCGTCGCGAGTTCGCCTACCTCATCGAAGCCGGGCTCCTCGCTCCCGTCGGGCGCAGCTCCACCGGGACGCTGCGCTTCGCCGCCTCGGCGCTCGACGCCGTCGCCGCCGAACCGCTGGACTGGGCGGCAGCGCGTAGTGCCGAGGCTCGTTGCCCTTCGCCCTGGCGGGAGCTCGCCGGGTCCGCCTCCGAGCGAGCCCGCCTGGTCGACGGCGTCACGGCCGCCTTGCGTGCCGCAGGAGTGGACGCCTGGGCGCGGTACACCTCGGCGACGGACCGGTGGACGCTCGACTGGGCGCCGTCGCGCGGCGGCGGGCCGGGCCGTGAGGAGGTCGTTGAGCTGCTGCCGCTGCGGCTCGTTCGGGCTGTCGATGCTCAGCGGCTGGTGCTGCTCGGCCCGGTGGGCCAGACCATGCACTGGGCCCACGACATGCTCCAGCCGGGCGTCGCCTGCGTCCTCGACGTCGAGACCACCGGCCTGGGGCCTGCGGATCGCGTGATCGAGGTGGCCGCCGTCGACGCGCACGACGGCTCCGTCCTCATCGACACCCTCGTCCACCCCGGCCCGGACATCACCATTCCGCCCGGGGCCACCCGAGTGCACGGCATCACCGACAGCATGGTGGCCGGCGCCCGGCCGTGGAGCGCCGTCCTCCCCGAGCTCCTGGCCACGGTCGACCGACGGGTCGTCCTTGCCTACAACAGCGACTTCGACAGGCGGATGTCCGTCGGCCACGCCCGCGCGCTCGGCGTCGATCCCAGCTGGCTGCACTCGGTGCAGGCGTGGCAGTGCCTGATGAAGCGCCGATCGATGTGGCTGGGCACCAGCACGCGCCTCCGGCTCGGCGGCCGGCACCGCGCCCTCGGTGACGCGGTCGCGGCCCGCGACCTTCTACTGTCCCTGCGGGAGCGGCCGTCGCACACCCTGCCCGCGCCGCAGCCCGACCGGGAACCGCCTGAGTGA
- a CDS encoding GntR family transcriptional regulator produces MTLPLEDDPRPPYLQAAEVLRAKVYSGEYPAGSQLPSARLLQEGFGVSSSTVQNALRVLKREGLVYSVLGRGSYVSGTHPGLPLAAGTAPSRFPDAAVTAEHDPRPPYVRTADLLRQEIRSGNLPSGRLPSARELQDRFGIANSTAQNAVRVLKREGLVYAVKGRGVFVRRTAREGEQPLLDEKALSAQADSRQRPRTEEELAADLAAAEQRLARAADAYQAAGAQLDVLIREARRRGMPVPTAARERDGAST; encoded by the coding sequence ATGACTCTGCCGCTGGAAGACGACCCAAGGCCGCCCTACCTTCAGGCGGCCGAGGTGTTGCGCGCCAAGGTCTACAGCGGGGAGTACCCAGCCGGGAGTCAACTGCCATCGGCACGTCTACTCCAAGAAGGCTTCGGGGTATCCAGCTCAACCGTGCAGAACGCGTTGAGAGTGCTGAAGCGGGAGGGACTGGTCTACTCCGTGCTCGGCCGGGGCAGCTACGTCAGCGGCACGCACCCCGGCCTTCCGCTGGCGGCCGGGACGGCGCCTTCCCGTTTCCCCGACGCCGCGGTCACCGCCGAGCACGACCCCAGGCCCCCATACGTGCGGACGGCCGACCTGCTCAGGCAGGAGATACGGTCCGGGAACCTCCCGAGCGGCCGGCTTCCCTCCGCACGAGAACTCCAAGACCGCTTCGGCATCGCCAACTCGACCGCACAGAACGCGGTGCGCGTGCTCAAACGCGAGGGCCTGGTCTACGCGGTCAAGGGCAGGGGCGTGTTCGTCCGCCGCACCGCGCGAGAGGGCGAACAGCCCCTGCTCGACGAGAAGGCGTTGTCAGCACAGGCGGATTCTCGGCAGCGGCCACGAACCGAGGAAGAACTCGCCGCAGACCTGGCCGCCGCCGAGCAACGCCTTGCCCGTGCCGCCGACGCCTACCAAGCGGCCGGTGCTCAGCTCGACGTGCTCATCCGCGAGGCCCGGCGCCGCGGCATGCCCGTACCGACTGCAGCGCGTGAAAGGGACGGGGCCTCGACCTGA
- a CDS encoding RNA-binding domain-containing protein, which yields MVNDLKSALAELEAHRPGSLLGLRETQWLDAKKAPYRVADDPKAVEELTKDVAAFANGGGGVIVVGIATRLEHDEEVLDHVVGVDPAAVNADQIRKLIRQRVSPAPRGVRIGWSGAEGDERVLFIEIPAQTDHALFAVPAAVGKPGAPRPDTVAVPMRDGDSTYWLPRAEIVQLLSAGVRASGVPTAQALADLVRQAVSEAGPDSGPRVGQGLPDREREMRAAYEELAGAGLGKPGGEAWAQGAAALQDVRHEVDGEPGWVLCLVPDLPAVVVAEPVWQAIVEAGRRAPGGQDPLAAVGFPRPPAGTAAPWVIPADARRVDLDGGLWGPGHVTCSGRGVWRWQPEPRFSLNQGRSAEIGTGGQTPALRLRALVNLPWAEASTLEINKSRRTQLEQQLPHSAVAGAVTILSRRRGAELPAARWERGPFGNSGRSAGYTCTIAGPDGTPAVTASVMLALPTTMESTVVACADVLIENPEAWALALRPGCDTQLGLDEVQAVLLAAWETAAELLPDVVGGPASLKWAAPPTTELRITSEQPAENGVLPVLDTLVDLGPLGPNDNGPRPKLAVTITAAPAMDRAERQHLLREALVHMAHAFGYVDAEADVL from the coding sequence GTGGTGAACGACTTGAAGAGCGCCCTGGCCGAGCTGGAGGCCCATCGGCCCGGCTCTCTGCTCGGGCTGCGCGAGACCCAATGGCTCGACGCGAAGAAGGCTCCGTACCGGGTGGCGGACGATCCGAAGGCGGTCGAGGAGCTGACCAAGGACGTCGCCGCTTTCGCCAACGGGGGCGGCGGGGTCATCGTCGTCGGCATCGCCACCCGACTTGAGCACGACGAAGAGGTCCTGGACCATGTCGTCGGCGTCGACCCGGCTGCTGTGAACGCGGACCAGATCCGCAAGCTGATCCGCCAGAGGGTCTCCCCGGCTCCCCGCGGCGTACGCATTGGATGGTCGGGGGCGGAGGGCGACGAGCGGGTGCTGTTCATCGAGATCCCCGCGCAGACCGACCATGCGCTCTTTGCCGTGCCGGCCGCGGTGGGCAAACCCGGGGCTCCGCGTCCGGACACGGTCGCGGTGCCGATGCGGGACGGGGACAGCACGTACTGGCTGCCCCGGGCCGAGATCGTGCAGCTGCTCTCCGCCGGTGTCCGGGCCTCCGGCGTGCCCACTGCCCAGGCTCTCGCCGACCTCGTCCGGCAAGCCGTGTCCGAAGCGGGGCCTGACAGCGGGCCGCGCGTCGGCCAAGGCCTGCCGGACCGTGAGCGGGAGATGAGGGCGGCCTACGAGGAGCTCGCCGGCGCGGGTCTGGGGAAGCCCGGCGGGGAGGCCTGGGCGCAGGGCGCGGCCGCGCTGCAGGATGTCCGGCACGAGGTCGACGGCGAGCCGGGCTGGGTGCTGTGCCTGGTCCCCGATCTTCCTGCGGTCGTCGTCGCCGAGCCGGTCTGGCAGGCGATTGTCGAAGCCGGTCGGCGGGCGCCGGGCGGTCAGGATCCGCTCGCGGCCGTCGGATTCCCCCGCCCGCCCGCGGGCACGGCTGCCCCATGGGTGATCCCGGCCGACGCCCGGCGCGTGGACCTCGACGGCGGCTTGTGGGGTCCGGGGCACGTGACGTGCTCGGGACGTGGCGTGTGGCGGTGGCAGCCGGAACCCCGCTTCAGCCTGAACCAGGGCCGCTCGGCGGAGATCGGGACCGGCGGCCAGACACCGGCGCTGCGCCTGCGGGCCCTGGTGAACCTGCCCTGGGCCGAGGCGAGCACACTGGAGATCAACAAGTCCCGGCGCACGCAGCTCGAGCAGCAGCTGCCGCACAGTGCGGTGGCCGGCGCGGTGACGATCCTGTCCCGCCGCCGGGGCGCAGAGCTGCCCGCCGCCCGGTGGGAGCGGGGGCCTTTCGGCAACTCGGGCCGCTCCGCCGGCTACACGTGCACGATTGCCGGGCCCGACGGCACCCCGGCTGTGACGGCCTCCGTCATGCTCGCCCTGCCCACCACGATGGAGTCCACCGTGGTCGCCTGCGCGGACGTCCTGATCGAGAACCCGGAGGCGTGGGCACTAGCCCTCCGACCCGGCTGTGACACGCAGCTGGGCCTCGACGAGGTCCAGGCCGTGCTGCTCGCCGCGTGGGAGACAGCCGCCGAGCTGCTGCCCGACGTCGTCGGCGGCCCGGCCAGCCTGAAGTGGGCCGCACCGCCCACCACTGAGCTGCGGATCACGAGCGAACAGCCCGCCGAGAACGGCGTCCTGCCGGTCCTGGACACCCTCGTCGACCTGGGGCCCCTCGGGCCGAACGACAACGGCCCCAGGCCGAAGCTGGCCGTCACCATCACCGCGGCGCCGGCCATGGACCGGGCCGAGCGGCAGCACCTGCTCCGGGAGGCCCTGGTGCACATGGCCCACGCGTTCGGGTACGTCGACGCCGAGGCCGACGTGCTGTAG
- a CDS encoding GNAT family N-acetyltransferase: MESVSTALSRVWPAELRTDRLLLRPVTREDGPLLDELLTDDRVRAHLGGPVTQDRVVARQAAYPTTAGAFTVVRVADQRQVGLVTIGADHRCEGRAEISYQLLPVAWGEGMGREAVAAAVTWWTDAVPGGGPLVAVTQKANRASCRMLEAIGMTVVDELDEHGARQCVYTPAGDQEDSDLRWFRLLAERRDAVERHRGAQVRATAAGQGLPDDLSALAPEELARLCPARHGAYGRICARVAEHTPDLHLGRAQDGAWIAWLTSADA; encoded by the coding sequence ATGGAATCCGTCAGTACCGCCCTGAGCCGTGTCTGGCCCGCCGAACTGCGCACCGACCGTCTCCTTCTCCGCCCGGTCACCCGGGAAGACGGTCCTCTGCTGGACGAGTTGCTGACCGACGACCGGGTCCGCGCCCACCTCGGCGGTCCGGTCACGCAGGATCGCGTCGTCGCCCGGCAGGCCGCCTACCCGACGACGGCCGGCGCCTTCACCGTCGTCCGCGTCGCCGACCAGCGCCAGGTCGGCCTGGTGACCATCGGCGCCGACCACAGGTGCGAGGGCCGCGCCGAAATCTCGTACCAACTGCTCCCCGTCGCCTGGGGCGAAGGCATGGGCCGGGAGGCCGTCGCCGCGGCCGTCACCTGGTGGACGGATGCCGTCCCCGGCGGTGGTCCGCTGGTCGCGGTCACCCAGAAGGCCAACCGCGCCTCGTGCCGCATGCTGGAGGCGATCGGCATGACGGTTGTCGACGAGCTCGACGAGCACGGTGCGCGCCAGTGCGTCTACACCCCCGCGGGCGACCAGGAAGACAGCGATCTGCGCTGGTTCCGCCTGCTCGCCGAGCGCCGGGACGCCGTCGAGCGGCACCGAGGCGCGCAGGTGCGCGCGACCGCGGCCGGCCAGGGCCTTCCCGACGACCTTTCGGCGCTCGCTCCCGAGGAACTGGCCCGGCTGTGCCCTGCTCGCCACGGCGCCTACGGCCGGATTTGCGCCCGAGTGGCCGAACACACGCCGGACCTTCACCTGGGCCGGGCACAGGACGGCGCGTGGATCGCCTGGCTGACGTCGGCTGACGCCTGA
- a CDS encoding transcriptional regulator, with the protein MVERRTVLSAGLYAAALWTVGTTQALAGGRGQRLAETDLPVAHRLFAAGRYDRLHQTLPGLMARASESERTGPAGASRAAGVWVLVSQLAVKEGEVDTAAAFAARAGTAARRSGRPLLLAAAARAAATPLRRTGRADRALQMLQEAHDELDADPRPSEGVLDAVGMVALTAAYTAAQARIPSAAEQFASLAEQTAARLLNDRRRAPAGGDLSLAQCTLYRVGIHQKLGDIDRALAYAANLEPAVLPTPERRARAATDTARALLAANDVPTAFVQLQLVERAAPLEARRPSVRALTAEVAARRPDLPGLTDFARRTALRLAL; encoded by the coding sequence GTGGTGGAGCGCAGGACGGTACTGAGCGCCGGGCTCTACGCGGCGGCGCTGTGGACGGTTGGCACGACCCAGGCGCTGGCCGGCGGACGCGGCCAGCGCCTGGCGGAGACGGATCTACCAGTCGCACACAGGTTGTTCGCCGCCGGCAGGTATGACCGGCTGCACCAGACGCTTCCCGGCCTGATGGCCCGCGCGAGCGAGAGCGAGCGAACAGGCCCGGCCGGCGCCAGCCGGGCAGCGGGGGTATGGGTACTCGTCTCTCAGCTAGCGGTCAAGGAAGGCGAGGTAGATACGGCGGCCGCCTTCGCAGCCCGGGCCGGGACGGCGGCCCGCCGCTCGGGCCGCCCGCTACTCCTCGCGGCTGCCGCGCGCGCGGCAGCGACGCCGCTGCGCCGTACGGGCCGCGCGGACAGGGCCCTACAGATGCTCCAGGAAGCACACGATGAGCTGGACGCCGACCCCCGGCCATCCGAGGGCGTTCTGGACGCGGTCGGCATGGTGGCCCTGACCGCCGCGTACACCGCCGCCCAGGCCCGCATACCCTCCGCCGCCGAGCAGTTCGCGTCCCTGGCCGAACAGACCGCGGCCCGCCTCCTCAACGACCGCAGGAGGGCACCGGCAGGCGGGGACCTGTCGCTGGCGCAGTGCACGCTGTACCGGGTCGGGATCCACCAGAAGCTCGGCGACATCGACCGCGCCCTGGCGTACGCCGCGAACCTCGAGCCGGCCGTGCTGCCTACGCCTGAGCGCCGAGCCCGCGCGGCGACCGACACCGCCCGCGCCCTGCTGGCCGCCAACGACGTGCCGACCGCGTTCGTCCAACTACAACTCGTAGAGCGGGCCGCACCGCTGGAAGCCCGCCGCCCTTCGGTGCGCGCACTGACGGCCGAAGTCGCCGCGCGCCGGCCGGACCTACCGGGCCTCACCGACTTCGCCCGTCGCACCGCCCTCCGCCTCGCCCTCTGA
- a CDS encoding WhiB family transcriptional regulator, producing MGGDATETWGERAVCRTADPDELFVEGAAQNRAKALCTGCPVRTECLAYALDHRIEHGIWGGMTERDRRALLRRRPLVTSWRRLLEAARSEHDRLVRPDDDAPDWEATA from the coding sequence GTGGGCGGGGATGCGACGGAGACGTGGGGCGAGAGAGCGGTCTGCCGGACCGCGGACCCGGACGAGCTGTTCGTCGAGGGCGCGGCCCAGAACCGGGCCAAGGCCCTCTGTACCGGCTGCCCGGTGCGCACCGAGTGCCTTGCCTACGCCCTCGACCACCGGATCGAGCATGGAATCTGGGGTGGCATGACCGAGCGTGATCGGCGGGCCCTCCTGCGGCGGCGTCCGCTGGTCACGTCCTGGCGTCGCCTGCTGGAGGCCGCGCGGTCCGAGCATGATCGGCTCGTGCGCCCCGACGATGACGCGCCGGACTGGGAAGCCACTGCTTGA
- a CDS encoding M48 family metalloprotease, whose protein sequence is MTLGDMLQRHAGQAVVATAIISEAVMTQLRGPAAGIAVGVAAAAGGLWAAQGRARQKSAIAMGPSAQALTWQPHAGRRPRPSDSDLYRHFAARMRQTTEHVRRTAAERGLEKVTLATSDETGSWADARSTGHGRRGHVWLGMRWLHPRHTAHLPAVLEHELAHLQRRDTGKRIAAESTFVATVALAAGFLSLPVFVLTAAAAWMLNALFFWWGELACDFAAVRTCGRTAVADMWREDLERERDRALLQRIWVTARSVRTHPPKRLRILWAEHVPLSDGLGQEPHPLHPAAAS, encoded by the coding sequence ATGACACTGGGGGACATGCTGCAACGCCACGCTGGGCAGGCCGTGGTGGCAACCGCGATCATCAGCGAGGCCGTCATGACGCAGTTGCGCGGGCCGGCGGCGGGGATCGCCGTCGGCGTCGCGGCGGCGGCAGGCGGACTGTGGGCGGCGCAGGGTCGCGCCCGTCAGAAGTCGGCGATCGCCATGGGGCCGTCGGCACAGGCGCTGACCTGGCAGCCCCACGCAGGCCGTAGGCCTCGCCCGTCCGACAGTGACCTCTACCGCCACTTCGCGGCCAGGATGCGGCAGACCACCGAGCACGTACGCCGCACCGCCGCCGAGCGCGGGCTGGAGAAGGTCACCCTGGCCACCTCCGACGAGACCGGTAGTTGGGCCGATGCCCGCTCCACCGGCCATGGCCGCCGGGGACACGTCTGGCTCGGCATGCGGTGGCTCCACCCTCGTCACACCGCCCACCTTCCCGCAGTCCTGGAGCACGAGCTCGCCCATCTCCAGCGCCGCGACACCGGCAAGCGCATCGCCGCCGAGTCCACCTTCGTGGCGACGGTCGCCCTGGCCGCCGGCTTCCTGTCGTTGCCCGTCTTCGTCCTGACCGCAGCGGCCGCCTGGATGTTGAACGCCCTGTTCTTCTGGTGGGGCGAACTCGCCTGCGACTTCGCGGCCGTCCGTACCTGCGGCCGGACCGCGGTGGCCGACATGTGGCGCGAGGACCTCGAGCGAGAGCGGGACCGCGCCCTTCTGCAACGGATCTGGGTGACGGCCCGAAGCGTGCGCACCCATCCACCTAAGCGCCTGCGGATTCTGTGGGCCGAACACGTTCCGCTGAGCGACGGACTCGGCCAGGAGCCGCACCCGCTGCACCCGGCGGCGGCAAGCTGA